From a region of the Calonectris borealis chromosome 2, bCalBor7.hap1.2, whole genome shotgun sequence genome:
- the PALS2 gene encoding protein PALS2 isoform X2 — protein MQQVLDNLTDLPTSTGAEEIDLIFLKGIMENPIVRSLAKAHERLEDSKLEAVSDNNLELVNEILEDISPLINKDENIAELVGILKEPHFQSLLEAHDIVASKCYDSPPSSPEVNNSSVNNQIVPVDAIRILGIHKRAGEPLGVTFRVENNDLVIARILHGGMIDRQGLLHVGDIIKEVNGHEVGNNPKELQELLKNISGSVTLKILPSYRDAVIPQQVFVKCHFDYNPYNDNLIPCKEAGLKFSKGEILQIVNREDPNWWQASHVKEGGSAGLIPSQFLEEKRKAFVRRDWDNSGPFCGTISSKKKKKMMYLTTRNAEFDRHEIQIYEEVAKMPPFQRKTLVLIGAQGVGRRSLKNRFIVLNPTRFGTTVPFTSRKPRDDEKDGQAYRFVSRGEMEMDIKAGRYLEHGEYEGNLYGTKIDSILEVVQTGRTCILDVNPQALKILRTSEFMPYVVFIAAPELETLRAMHKAVVDAGITTKLLTDTDLKKTVDESARIQRAYNHYFDLTIVNDNLDKAFEKLQTAIERLRLEPQWVPISWVY, from the exons ATGCAGCAGGTCCTGGATAACCTTACTGATCTGCCAACATCGACAGGCGCTGAAGAAATAGACCTGATTTTTCTTAAAGGAATTATGGAAAACCCTATTGTAAGATCACTTGCTAAG GCTCATGAGCGACTGGAAGATTCTAAACTTGAGGCTGTCAGTGACAACAACCTGGAGCTGGTGAATGAAATTCTTGAAGACATCAGTCCCTTaataaacaaagatgaaaatattGCAGAATTGGTTGGAATACTCAAGGAGCCTCATTTTCAG tCACTCTTGGAAGCACATGATATTGTGGCTTCAAAATGTTACGATTCCCCTCCTTCTAGCCCAGAAGTCAATAATTCTTCAGTGAACAACCAGATTGTTCCAGTAGATGCTATTCGTATTCTTGGCATTCACAAAAGAGCAGGAGAACCACTG GGTGTTACATTTAGAGTTGAGAACAATGATCTGGTAATAGCACGAATTCTTCATGGCGGAATGATAGATCGACAAGGTCTTCTGCATGTAGGTGACATTATTAAAGAGGTTAATGGCCATGAGGTTGGAAACAATCCAAAAGAATTGCAGGAACTGCTGAAAAATATTAGTGGCAGTGTTACGCTGAAGATTCTCCCCAGCTACAGAGATGCTGTTATTCCTCAACAG gTTTTTGTGAAGTGTCATTTTGATTATAATCCATATAACGACAACCTCATCCCATGCAAAGAAGCAGGTTTGAAATTTTCTAAAGGAGAAATTCTTCAGATTGTAAACCGGGAAGATCCAAATTGGTGGCAG gctAGTCATGTTAAAGAAGGAGGGAGCGCAGGTCTTATTCCTAGCCAGTtcctggaagagaagagaaaggccTTTGTTAGGAGGGACTGGGACAACTCAG GGCCTTTCTGTGGAACAATaagtagcaaaaaaaagaaaaagatgatgtatCTCACTACAAGAAATGCAG AATTTGATCGTCATGAAATCCAGATCTATGAGGAAGTAGCCAAAATGCCtccttttcagaggaaaacactGGTCTTAATCGGGGCCCAAGGAGTGGGGCGAAGAAGTTTGAAGAACAGATTTATAGTACTGAATCCTACTAGGTTTGGAACTACAGTGCCAT TTACTTCACGAAAGCCAAGGGATGATGAAAAGGATGGGCAAGCATACAGATTTGTGTCACGAGGTGAAATGGAGATGGATATTAAAGCTGGCAGATATTTAGAGCATGGAGAATATGAAGGAAATCTTTATGGCACCAAAATTGATTCCATCCTTGAAGTTGTTCAGACAGGAAGGACCTGCATCTTGGACGTGAATCCACAG GCCCTGAAAATACTGAGGACTTCAGAATTCATGCCCTATGTAGTGTTTATTGCTGCTCCAGAATTGGAGACTTTGCGTGCTATGCACAAGGCTGTGGTAGATGCTGGAATTACAACCAAACTTCTCACT GACACTGATTTGAAAAAAACAGTGGATGAAAGTGCACGGATCCAGAGAGCGTACAACCACTATTTTGATCTGACCATTGTAAATGACAACCTGGACAAAGCCTTTGAGAAGCTACAGACTGCTATCGAGAGACTGAGGCTGGAACCACAGTGGGTCCCAATTAGCTGGGTATATTAG
- the PALS2 gene encoding protein PALS2 isoform X3, with product MQQVLDNLTDLPTSTGAEEIDLIFLKGIMENPIAHERLEDSKLEAVSDNNLELVNEILEDISPLINKDENIAELVGILKEPHFQSLLEAHDIVASKCYDSPPSSPEVNNSSVNNQIVPVDAIRILGIHKRAGEPLGVTFRVENNDLVIARILHGGMIDRQGLLHVGDIIKEVNGHEVGNNPKELQELLKNISGSVTLKILPSYRDAVIPQQVFVKCHFDYNPYNDNLIPCKEAGLKFSKGEILQIVNREDPNWWQASHVKEGGSAGLIPSQFLEEKRKAFVRRDWDNSGPFCGTISSKKKKKMMYLTTRNAEFDRHEIQIYEEVAKMPPFQRKTLVLIGAQGVGRRSLKNRFIVLNPTRFGTTVPFTSRKPRDDEKDGQAYRFVSRGEMEMDIKAGRYLEHGEYEGNLYGTKIDSILEVVQTGRTCILDVNPQALKILRTSEFMPYVVFIAAPELETLRAMHKAVVDAGITTKLLTDTDLKKTVDESARIQRAYNHYFDLTIVNDNLDKAFEKLQTAIERLRLEPQWVPISWVY from the exons ATGCAGCAGGTCCTGGATAACCTTACTGATCTGCCAACATCGACAGGCGCTGAAGAAATAGACCTGATTTTTCTTAAAGGAATTATGGAAAACCCTATT GCTCATGAGCGACTGGAAGATTCTAAACTTGAGGCTGTCAGTGACAACAACCTGGAGCTGGTGAATGAAATTCTTGAAGACATCAGTCCCTTaataaacaaagatgaaaatattGCAGAATTGGTTGGAATACTCAAGGAGCCTCATTTTCAG tCACTCTTGGAAGCACATGATATTGTGGCTTCAAAATGTTACGATTCCCCTCCTTCTAGCCCAGAAGTCAATAATTCTTCAGTGAACAACCAGATTGTTCCAGTAGATGCTATTCGTATTCTTGGCATTCACAAAAGAGCAGGAGAACCACTG GGTGTTACATTTAGAGTTGAGAACAATGATCTGGTAATAGCACGAATTCTTCATGGCGGAATGATAGATCGACAAGGTCTTCTGCATGTAGGTGACATTATTAAAGAGGTTAATGGCCATGAGGTTGGAAACAATCCAAAAGAATTGCAGGAACTGCTGAAAAATATTAGTGGCAGTGTTACGCTGAAGATTCTCCCCAGCTACAGAGATGCTGTTATTCCTCAACAG gTTTTTGTGAAGTGTCATTTTGATTATAATCCATATAACGACAACCTCATCCCATGCAAAGAAGCAGGTTTGAAATTTTCTAAAGGAGAAATTCTTCAGATTGTAAACCGGGAAGATCCAAATTGGTGGCAG gctAGTCATGTTAAAGAAGGAGGGAGCGCAGGTCTTATTCCTAGCCAGTtcctggaagagaagagaaaggccTTTGTTAGGAGGGACTGGGACAACTCAG GGCCTTTCTGTGGAACAATaagtagcaaaaaaaagaaaaagatgatgtatCTCACTACAAGAAATGCAG AATTTGATCGTCATGAAATCCAGATCTATGAGGAAGTAGCCAAAATGCCtccttttcagaggaaaacactGGTCTTAATCGGGGCCCAAGGAGTGGGGCGAAGAAGTTTGAAGAACAGATTTATAGTACTGAATCCTACTAGGTTTGGAACTACAGTGCCAT TTACTTCACGAAAGCCAAGGGATGATGAAAAGGATGGGCAAGCATACAGATTTGTGTCACGAGGTGAAATGGAGATGGATATTAAAGCTGGCAGATATTTAGAGCATGGAGAATATGAAGGAAATCTTTATGGCACCAAAATTGATTCCATCCTTGAAGTTGTTCAGACAGGAAGGACCTGCATCTTGGACGTGAATCCACAG GCCCTGAAAATACTGAGGACTTCAGAATTCATGCCCTATGTAGTGTTTATTGCTGCTCCAGAATTGGAGACTTTGCGTGCTATGCACAAGGCTGTGGTAGATGCTGGAATTACAACCAAACTTCTCACT GACACTGATTTGAAAAAAACAGTGGATGAAAGTGCACGGATCCAGAGAGCGTACAACCACTATTTTGATCTGACCATTGTAAATGACAACCTGGACAAAGCCTTTGAGAAGCTACAGACTGCTATCGAGAGACTGAGGCTGGAACCACAGTGGGTCCCAATTAGCTGGGTATATTAG
- the PALS2 gene encoding protein PALS2 isoform X1 → MESREIQAVAAMQQVLDNLTDLPTSTGAEEIDLIFLKGIMENPIVRSLAKAHERLEDSKLEAVSDNNLELVNEILEDISPLINKDENIAELVGILKEPHFQSLLEAHDIVASKCYDSPPSSPEVNNSSVNNQIVPVDAIRILGIHKRAGEPLGVTFRVENNDLVIARILHGGMIDRQGLLHVGDIIKEVNGHEVGNNPKELQELLKNISGSVTLKILPSYRDAVIPQQVFVKCHFDYNPYNDNLIPCKEAGLKFSKGEILQIVNREDPNWWQASHVKEGGSAGLIPSQFLEEKRKAFVRRDWDNSGPFCGTISSKKKKKMMYLTTRNAEFDRHEIQIYEEVAKMPPFQRKTLVLIGAQGVGRRSLKNRFIVLNPTRFGTTVPFTSRKPRDDEKDGQAYRFVSRGEMEMDIKAGRYLEHGEYEGNLYGTKIDSILEVVQTGRTCILDVNPQALKILRTSEFMPYVVFIAAPELETLRAMHKAVVDAGITTKLLTDTDLKKTVDESARIQRAYNHYFDLTIVNDNLDKAFEKLQTAIERLRLEPQWVPISWVY, encoded by the exons ATGGAATCAAGAGAAATTCAGGCTGTAG cAGCCATGCAGCAGGTCCTGGATAACCTTACTGATCTGCCAACATCGACAGGCGCTGAAGAAATAGACCTGATTTTTCTTAAAGGAATTATGGAAAACCCTATTGTAAGATCACTTGCTAAG GCTCATGAGCGACTGGAAGATTCTAAACTTGAGGCTGTCAGTGACAACAACCTGGAGCTGGTGAATGAAATTCTTGAAGACATCAGTCCCTTaataaacaaagatgaaaatattGCAGAATTGGTTGGAATACTCAAGGAGCCTCATTTTCAG tCACTCTTGGAAGCACATGATATTGTGGCTTCAAAATGTTACGATTCCCCTCCTTCTAGCCCAGAAGTCAATAATTCTTCAGTGAACAACCAGATTGTTCCAGTAGATGCTATTCGTATTCTTGGCATTCACAAAAGAGCAGGAGAACCACTG GGTGTTACATTTAGAGTTGAGAACAATGATCTGGTAATAGCACGAATTCTTCATGGCGGAATGATAGATCGACAAGGTCTTCTGCATGTAGGTGACATTATTAAAGAGGTTAATGGCCATGAGGTTGGAAACAATCCAAAAGAATTGCAGGAACTGCTGAAAAATATTAGTGGCAGTGTTACGCTGAAGATTCTCCCCAGCTACAGAGATGCTGTTATTCCTCAACAG gTTTTTGTGAAGTGTCATTTTGATTATAATCCATATAACGACAACCTCATCCCATGCAAAGAAGCAGGTTTGAAATTTTCTAAAGGAGAAATTCTTCAGATTGTAAACCGGGAAGATCCAAATTGGTGGCAG gctAGTCATGTTAAAGAAGGAGGGAGCGCAGGTCTTATTCCTAGCCAGTtcctggaagagaagagaaaggccTTTGTTAGGAGGGACTGGGACAACTCAG GGCCTTTCTGTGGAACAATaagtagcaaaaaaaagaaaaagatgatgtatCTCACTACAAGAAATGCAG AATTTGATCGTCATGAAATCCAGATCTATGAGGAAGTAGCCAAAATGCCtccttttcagaggaaaacactGGTCTTAATCGGGGCCCAAGGAGTGGGGCGAAGAAGTTTGAAGAACAGATTTATAGTACTGAATCCTACTAGGTTTGGAACTACAGTGCCAT TTACTTCACGAAAGCCAAGGGATGATGAAAAGGATGGGCAAGCATACAGATTTGTGTCACGAGGTGAAATGGAGATGGATATTAAAGCTGGCAGATATTTAGAGCATGGAGAATATGAAGGAAATCTTTATGGCACCAAAATTGATTCCATCCTTGAAGTTGTTCAGACAGGAAGGACCTGCATCTTGGACGTGAATCCACAG GCCCTGAAAATACTGAGGACTTCAGAATTCATGCCCTATGTAGTGTTTATTGCTGCTCCAGAATTGGAGACTTTGCGTGCTATGCACAAGGCTGTGGTAGATGCTGGAATTACAACCAAACTTCTCACT GACACTGATTTGAAAAAAACAGTGGATGAAAGTGCACGGATCCAGAGAGCGTACAACCACTATTTTGATCTGACCATTGTAAATGACAACCTGGACAAAGCCTTTGAGAAGCTACAGACTGCTATCGAGAGACTGAGGCTGGAACCACAGTGGGTCCCAATTAGCTGGGTATATTAG